From the Harpia harpyja isolate bHarHar1 chromosome 16, bHarHar1 primary haplotype, whole genome shotgun sequence genome, one window contains:
- the PLEKHG3 gene encoding LOW QUALITY PROTEIN: pleckstrin homology domain-containing family G member 3 (The sequence of the model RefSeq protein was modified relative to this genomic sequence to represent the inferred CDS: substituted 1 base at 1 genomic stop codon) encodes MPVPACPQRPALSPVPEPGRAMEEPAGGGTEPWAEGLRNSNNNASPGGWPGTRGGHPLAPFGGPGAEPSYLGRVVLEIVESERTYARDLRSIVEGYLGKIIDTEEPVLRPEQVSALFGNIEDIYELSSTLLQNLESCASDPVAVAVCFVTRSQEFAIYTQYCNNYPSSVAALAECMRSKPQARFLRECQERLRHALPLGAYLLKPVQRILKYHLLLQEIAKHFEHKSGDDYEVVLEAIDTMTCVAWYINDMKRKHEHAIRQQEIQSLLLGWKGPDLTSYGELVLEGTFRVQRARHERAVFLFDKTLLITKRRGDHYVYKSHIPCSSLMLIESTRDSLCFSLAHYKHGKQQHSLQAKSVEEKRVWTHHIKRLILENHHAIIPQKAKEAILEMDLFYPPRLPRCSPERLKKSWSCQPLGDAAAEPRQGRRQSEPFQCRDRAETLPDRLHGHTGRRQSEPAKQILRQLGEQGLKVRRGRRVGXGARCPPALARRLPGGHGALSPALAPAQHAGSDGALLEAGDPPQHPRSWAAAEGVVEEEEEEEEEEEEEEDVEEALGKDYQEELPGARDLPVEPQEEQAEGHPPAPEGPKRPSSWGPGSCEKAGSSGEHPEGLGAPEAPSSAGTPVPALPGGEGEPERAAEDLQGLSSEEEEEEEGAADSILPPSVLDQASVIAERFGGGGSFSRRSSLALEGPVGRPASRSGSALSLDGGPPLETGEPGGSHSTVPEPEPLTGTRRESLLSSRDRLLLDKIKSYYGQAENRDAGFSVRRRESLSFIPKGLVRSSVSRLNGLPRPPASPEPPIQPAPEEPCRENGLQPPEPLLIVEEDDLGAGGEGPPAGPPPRLLLTPPHPGTKVYQLARQYSLRIKSRRAGARRAPVQPKEGDPRAGTPSAAAPKDGGLAVSPSPAATRSPSSPSSAEPFAWPDVRELRARFGAPRPPPVSRSRSAPEGPCRGGRPAEKERGSGRSRSAEAGGGSGTPEPVPARHSSDGALWVAAEAPLGSGQRVLVLERLPAPAEPPAYVQIRSPTTREKICLKAVVERCKAYQASEEYRRRCPEPPDTPEPPEPPRHGLVRDLRQKFQTLDAAS; translated from the exons ATGCCGGTGCCCGCCTGCCCGCAACGCCCTGCCCTGAGCCCGGTGCCGGAGCCCGGCCGCGCCATGGAGGAGCCGGCCGGCGGCGGGACCGAGCCGTGGGCTGAGGGGCTgcgcaacagcaacaacaacgcTTCCCCGGGGGGGTGGCCGGGCACCCGTGGTGGGCACCCCCTGGCACCTTTCGGCGGCCCCGGGGCCGAGCCCAGCTACCTGGGGCGGGTGGTGCTGGAGATCGTGGAGTCGGAGCGCACTTACGCCCGCGACCTGCGCAGCATCGTGGAG GGTTACCTGGGCAAGATCATCGACACGGAGGAGCCGGTGCTGCGGCCGGAGCAGGTCAGCGCGCTCTTCGGCAACATCGAGGACATCTACGAGCTCAGCAG CACCCTGCTGCAAAACCTGGAGAGCTGCGCCAGCGACCCCGTGGCCGTGGCCGTCTGCTTCGTCACCCGG AGCCAGGAGTTTGCCATCTACACCCAGTACTGCAACAACTACCCCAG cTCGGTGGCGGCGCTGGCCGAGTGCATGAGGAGCAAGCCGCAGGCTCGGTTCCTCCGCGAGTGCCAGGAGCGGCTGCGGCACGCGCTGCCCCTCGGCGCCTACCTGCTCAAGCCCGTCCAGAGGATCCTCAAGTACCACCTGCTGCTCCAG GAGATCGCCAAGCACTTTGAGCACAAGTCAGGGGACGACTACGAAGTGGTGCTGGAAGCCATCGACACCATGACCTGCGTCGCCTGGTACATCAACGACATGAAGCGCAAGCACGAGCACGCCATCCGCCAGCAG GAGATCCAGTCGCTGCTGCTGGGTTGGAAGGGGCCGGACCTGACCAGCTACGGGGAGCTGGTGCTGGAGGGCACCTTCCGAGTGCAGCGGGCGCGCCACGAGCGTGCCGTCTTCCTCTTCGACAAGACCCTCCTCATCACCAAGCGCCGCGGTGACCACTACGTCTACAAGAGCCACATCCcg TGCTCCTCGCTGATGCTGATCGAGAGCACGCGGGACTCGCTCTGCTTCAGCCTGGCTCACTACAAGCACggcaagcagcagcacagcctgcag GCCAAAAGCGTGGAGGAGAAGCGTGTGTGGACCCACCACATCAAGCGGCTTATCCTGGAGAACCACCACGCCATCATCCCCCAGAAG GCTAAGGAAGCCATCCTGGAGATGGACTTGTTCT ACCCCCCGCGcctgccccgctgcagccccgAGCGCCTGAAGAAGAGCTGGTCCTGCCAGCCCTTGGGTGACGCCGCCGCCGAACCGCGCCAGGGCCGCCGGCAGTCCG AGCCCTTCCAGTGCCGGGACCGCGCGGAGACGCTGCCGGATCGGCTGCACGGGCACACGGGGCGCAGGCAGTCGG AGCCTGCCAAGCAGATCCTGCGGCAGCTGGGCGAGCAAG GGCTCAAGGTAAGGCGGGGGCGCAGGGTGGGTTAGGGTGCCCGGtgcccccctgccctggcacGCCGCTTGCCGGGAGGGCACGGGGCACTGAGCCCAGCGCTCGCCCCTGCGCAGCACGCTGGAAGCGACGGGGCTCTCCTGGAggccggggaccccccccagcaccccagatcCTGGGCGGCTGCTGAGGGagtggtggaggaggaagaggaggaggaggaagaggaggaagaagaggaagatgtAGAGGAGGCTTTGGGCAAGGACTACCAGGAGGAGCTGCCCGGGGCCAGGGACCTGCCGGTGGAACCCCAGGAGGAGCAG GCTGAGGGGCACCCACCGGCGCCGGAGGGACCCAAGCGGCCGAGCAGCTGGGGGCCGGGGAGCTGCGAGAAG GCCGGCAGCTCCGGGGAGCAccctgaggggctgggggcacccgAAGCCCCGTCCTCGGCGGGGACCCCGGTaccggcgctgcccggcggggagggggagccgGAGCGTGCTGCAGAGGATTTGCAGGGGCTgagcagcgaggaggaggaggaagaagaaggagctGCAGACAGCATCCTGCCGCCTTCGGTGCTGGACCAGGCCAGCGTCATCGCCGAACGcttcggcggcggcggcagcttCTCCCGCCGCAGCAGCCTGGCGCTGGAGGGGCCGGTGGGACGGCCGGCCAGCCGCAGCGGCAGCGCCCTCAGCCTGGACGGCGGCCCCCCGCTCGAGACCGGGGAGCCCGGGGGGTCCCACAGCACCGTCCCCGAGCCCGAGCCCCTCACCGGAACCCGCCGGGAGTCGCTGCTTTCCAGCCGGGACCGCCTGCTCCTCGATAAGATCAAGAGCTACTACGGTCAAGCCGAAAACCGGGACGCCGGCTTCAGCGTCCGCCGCCGCGAGAGCCTCTCCTTCATCCCCAAGGGGCTGGTGCGAAGCTCCGTCTCCCGCCTCAACGGTCTCCCCCGGCCCCCGGCAAGCCCCGAGCCCCCCATCCAGCCGGCACCGGAGGAGCCGTGCCGGGAGAACGGGCTGCAGCCCCCCGAGCCGCTGCTCATCGTGGAGGAGGACGACCTGGGTGCCGGGGGCGAGGGGCCGCCGGCCGGGCCACCGCCTCGGTTGCTGTtgacccccccgcaccccggcaCCAAGGTGTACCAGCTGGCGCGGCAATACAGCCTCCGCATCAAGAGCCGCCGCGCCGGTGCCCGCCGCGCCCCGGTGCAGCCGAAAGAGGGGGACCCACGTGCCGGCACCCCCTCGGCGGCTGCGCCGAAAGACGGGGGGCTGGCGGTgtccccctccccggctgccacccgcagcccctccagccccagcagcgccGAGCCCTTTGCTTGGCCCGACGTGCGGGAGCTTCGCGCCCGTTTCggcgccccgcggcccccgccggtGAGCCGCAGCCGCTCGGCACCCGAGGGGCCGTGCCGGGGGGGTCGGCCGGCCGAAAAGGAGCGGGGCAGCGGCCGAAGCCGGAGCGCCGAGGCGGGCGGGGGGTCCGGCACCCCTgagccggtgccggcgcggcACAGCAGCGATGGGGCACTGTGGGTGGCGGCGGAGGCCCCCCTGGGCTCCGGGCAGCGGGTGCTGGTGCTGGAGCGGCTGCCggcccccgccgagccccccgcCTACGTGCAGATCCGCTCGCCCACCACCCGGGAGAAGATCTGCTTGAAGGCGGTGGTGGAGCGTTGCAAAGCCTACCAGGCTTCCGAGGAGTACCggcggcgctgcccggagccCCCCGACACCCCCGAGCCCCCCGAACCCCCTCGCCACGGCCTCGTCAGGGACCTGCGGCAGAAATTTCAGACCCTTGACGCCGCCAGCTAG
- the LOC128152431 gene encoding basic proline-rich protein-like, with protein MAGRGFAATAARPRRPSSAALIRSACQDYGAGPTSQGPRPLASVPRPPPARPAGQGGGFILLPPQRRRGGHAAGQSPGAPACRLLWVGISPDLHPRRDGLLPPTPPSWGLPEPPGTPSPTMGDGRAPWGTELDAAPGIPAALGTGKVAAGSSPAATARRGHRSRPWLAPPVPGGHELGAGTPARSIAVPQVVRHNGWLGVPVRYPRPSPPGTHPGVTPRAAGHPTWHPQDPWSPALPRDPRPCPTAHQDPPPPCSLQHPRLPPHWDLRPWAPCRPTAPPPHGDPPLLPHRDTGCRPHRHPRHRAPRDPQLPVPPAPAAPGTPGPTAPTPRGYNGSRPTGTQRIPLHRHPRCRAPPGYPPHRHPQLRDRHLPPGGDPRLLPQGGPPGRRAARAVSRSRRRAPSAARPRSRRRPRAPGRTHRAPPPPPRPGRARRKRRESPGGGDCGRPARTAGLLRRRPGPRPLPDTLPDTLPGAVPVLRSRGGPGRVLARSRGAQKHGAGGARTHRAPPPRGPYPKGTRAPRGVPAPRGTVSETPGAAAAWVPAGGGMHPASPPSPRPPLPSPASGSRPGTASPPRHAGAPKAARRQLPTAPTAAPGSFEPPKSSRGGSWSPRPTRGTPRHLPPPE; from the exons ATGGCCGGCCGAGGATTTGCGGCCACCGCAGCTCGTCCCCGAAGGCCGTCCTCGGCCGCCCTAATCCGCTCAGCGTGCCAGGATTACGGCGCCGGCCCCACGTCACAGGGACCGCGGCCACTCGCCTCGGTCCCCCGGCCAccgccggcccgccccgccgggcagggGGGGGGGTTTATCCTCTTACCCCCCCAGCGCCGCCGCGGTGGGCACGCAGCCGGCCAGAGCCCGGGGGCTCCTGCCTGCCGCCTCCTCTGGGTGGGGATTAGCCCTGACCTTCACCCCCGGCGGGACGGGCTgctccccccgacccccccaaGCTGGGGGCTGCCGGAGCCCCCGggtacccccagccccaccatggGGGACGGAAGAGCCCCCTGGGGTACCGAGCTGGATGCGGCCCCTGG GATCCCAGCGGCCCTGGGAACGGGGAAGGTCGCCGCCggctccagcccagctgccacGGCTCGGCGCGGCCATCGCTCCCGGCCCTGGCTGGCACCGCCGGTGCCCGGCGGGCACGAGCTGGGTGCTGGCACTCCTGCCCGCAGCATCGCGGTGCCGCAGGTGGTCCGGCACAACGG GTGGCTGGGGGTCCCGGTGCGATACCCCCGTCCCAGCCCCCCCGGCACGCACCCGGGGGTCACCCCACGTGCCGCAGGTCACCCCACATGGCACCCCCAGGACCCGTggtcccctgccctcccccgggACCCACGGCCCTGCCCCACGGCTCACCAGGACCCTCCACCCCCGTGCTCCCTCCAGCACCCACGGCTCCCGCCCCACTGGGACCTACGGCCCTGGGCACCCTGCAGACccacagctccccccccccacggGGACCCGCCGCTCCTGCCCCACCGAGACACAGGGTGCCGGCCCCACCGGCACCCACGGCACCGAGCCCCCCGGGACCCACAGCTCCCCGTCCCACCGGCACCCGCAGCGCCGGGCACCCCGGGACCCACGGCTCCCACCCCACGGGGATACAACGGCTCCCGCCCCACCGGGACGCAACGGATCCCGCTCCACCGGCACCCACGGTGCCGGGCACCCCCCGGGTACCCGCCCCACCGGCACCCACAGCTCCGGGACCGACATCTCCCGCCCGGCGGGGACCCccggctccttccccaggggGGACCCCcggggcgccgcgccgcgcgcGCCGTGTCCCGCTCCCGCCGGCGCGCCCCGTCCGCCGCGCGCCCCcgttcccgccgccgcccgcgcgcCCCGGGCCGGACTCaccgcgcgccgccgccgccgccccggcccggccgtgcCCGCAGGAAGCGGCGGGAGAGCCCCGGGGGCGGGGACTGCGGCCGCCCCGCCCGGACCGCCGGGCTGCTCCGGCgtcgccccggcccccgcccgctcCCGGACACGCTCCCGGACACGCTCCCGGGCGCGGTCCCGGTGCTACGGTCCCGGGGTGGCCCTGGCAGGGTCCTGGCACGGTCCCGGGGTGCACAGAAGCACGGCGCGGGGGGAGCCCGCACCCACcgggcaccccccccccggggtccctACCCGAAGGGGACACGGGCACCCCGTGGGGTCCCTGCCCCGCGGGGCACCGTGAGCGAGACCCCCGGGGCCGCGGCAGCGTGGGTGCCCGCGGGCGGGGGGATGCACCCGgcgtcccctccatccccacggCCGCCCCTTCCCTCGCCGGCGTCCGGCTCCCGCCCCGGCACGGCATCGCCTCCCCGCCACGCGGGAGCCCCGAAAGCCGCCCGCCGCCAGCTCCCCACGGCTCCCACAGCGGCCCCGGGGTCCTTTGAGCCCCCCAAATCGAGCAGGGGGGGCAGCTGGAGCCCCCGGCCCACGCGCGGCACCCCACGGCACCTGCCGCCGCCAGAATAG